In Streptomyces sp. NBC_00569, a single genomic region encodes these proteins:
- a CDS encoding cytochrome c oxidase subunit 4 — MKVQGKMFIWLSVFVLAMAIVYGVWSKEPAGTTALFLAFGLCIMVGYYLAFTARRLDTGAQDNKEADVADDAGEVGFFSPHSWQPLALAIGGALGFLGVVFGWWLMYFSAPIILIGLWGWVFEYYRGENRTQ; from the coding sequence GTGAAGGTCCAAGGCAAGATGTTCATCTGGCTGAGCGTCTTCGTGCTCGCCATGGCGATCGTCTACGGCGTGTGGTCGAAGGAGCCTGCCGGAACCACGGCGCTCTTCCTGGCCTTCGGCCTGTGCATCATGGTCGGCTACTACCTGGCCTTCACGGCCCGGCGGCTCGACACGGGTGCGCAGGACAACAAAGAGGCCGATGTCGCGGACGACGCCGGCGAGGTGGGCTTCTTCAGCCCGCACAGCTGGCAGCCGCTCGCCCTGGCCATCGGTGGTGCCCTCGGTTTCCTGGGCGTCGTCTTCGGCTGGTGGCTGATGTACTTCTCGGCCCCGATCATCCTGATCGGCCTGTGGGGCTGGGTCTTCGAGTACTACCGCGGCGAGAACCGGACCCAGTAG
- the ctaE gene encoding aa3-type cytochrome oxidase subunit III, which produces MSVVATATTVETGHAHPSVNRPNLTSVGTIIWLSSELMFFAALFAMYFTLRSVTGPDHWKEMAESLNVPFSATNTTILVLSSLTCQLGVFAAERGDVKKLRTWFIVTFIMGAIFIGGQIFEYTELVKKDGLSLSSDPYGSVFYLTTGFHGLHVTGGLIAFLFVLGRTYAARKFTHEQATAAIVVSYYWHFVDVVWIGLFATIYLIK; this is translated from the coding sequence ATGTCGGTCGTGGCGACAGCAACGACAGTAGAAACCGGGCACGCGCACCCGTCGGTCAATCGGCCGAACCTCACCAGCGTCGGAACCATCATCTGGCTGAGTTCCGAGCTGATGTTCTTCGCGGCCCTCTTCGCGATGTACTTCACCCTGCGATCGGTGACGGGGCCAGATCACTGGAAGGAAATGGCCGAGTCGCTGAACGTTCCGTTCTCAGCGACGAACACCACGATCCTGGTGCTCTCCTCACTGACCTGCCAGCTCGGCGTGTTCGCCGCCGAGCGCGGGGATGTGAAGAAGCTCAGGACATGGTTCATCGTCACCTTCATCATGGGTGCGATCTTCATCGGCGGTCAGATCTTCGAGTACACCGAGCTGGTCAAGAAGGACGGTCTCTCGCTGTCCTCCGACCCGTACGGCTCGGTGTTCTACCTGACGACTGGCTTCCATGGACTGCACGTGACAGGCGGCCTCATCGCCTTCCTGTTCGTCCTCGGCCGCACCTACGCGGCCAGGAAGTTCACCCATGAGCAGGCGACCGCAGCCATCGTCGTGTCCTATTACTGGCACTTCGTCGATGTCGTCTGGATCGGCCTTTTCGCCACGATCTACTTGATCAAGTAG
- the ctaD gene encoding aa3-type cytochrome oxidase subunit I has protein sequence MSILNEPQGAAAADDSYENELPVRRKQPGNVVVKWLTTTDHKTIGTLYLVTSFAFFCIGGLMALFMRAELARPGNQIMSNEQFNQAFTMHGTIMLLMFATPLFAGFANWIMPLQIGAPDVAFPRLNMFAYWLYLFGSLIAVGGFLTPQGAADFGWFAYSPLSDAVRSPGIGADMWIMGLAFSGFGTILGSVNFITTIICMRAPGMTMFRMPIFVWNVLLTGVLVLLAFPVLAAALFALEADRKFGAHVFDASNGGALLWQHLFWFFGHPEVYIIALPFFGIISEVIPVFSRKPMFGYSGLIGATIAIAGLSVTVWAHHMYVTGGVLLPFFSFMTFLIAVPTGVKFFNWIGTMWKGSLSFETPMLWTIGFLITFVFGGLTGVILAAPPLDFHVSDSYFVVAHFHYVVFGTVVFAMFAGFHFWWPKFTGKMLDERLGKITFWTLFIGFHGTFLVQHWLGVEGMPRRYADYLAADGFTALNTISTISSFLLGLSILPFFYNVWKTAKYGKKVEVDDPWGYGRSLEWATSCPPPRHNFLTLPRIRSESPAFDLHHPEIAAMDQLQNGGHGGNALSGGKEAGK, from the coding sequence GTGAGCATCCTCAACGAACCCCAGGGTGCCGCCGCAGCTGACGACTCGTACGAGAACGAGCTGCCGGTCAGGCGCAAGCAGCCGGGGAATGTCGTCGTCAAGTGGCTGACCACCACTGACCACAAGACGATCGGCACGCTCTACCTGGTCACGTCGTTCGCGTTCTTCTGCATCGGCGGACTCATGGCGCTCTTCATGCGCGCCGAACTCGCTCGTCCCGGCAACCAGATCATGTCGAACGAGCAGTTCAACCAGGCGTTCACGATGCACGGCACGATCATGCTGCTGATGTTCGCGACGCCGCTGTTCGCCGGATTCGCGAACTGGATCATGCCGCTGCAGATCGGCGCGCCCGACGTGGCGTTCCCGCGGCTGAACATGTTCGCGTACTGGCTCTACCTCTTCGGCTCGCTCATCGCGGTCGGCGGCTTCCTCACCCCGCAGGGTGCGGCCGACTTCGGCTGGTTCGCCTACAGCCCGCTCTCGGACGCCGTCCGCTCGCCGGGCATCGGCGCCGACATGTGGATCATGGGTCTGGCCTTCTCCGGCTTCGGCACGATCCTCGGCTCGGTCAACTTCATCACCACGATCATCTGCATGCGCGCACCCGGCATGACGATGTTCCGTATGCCGATCTTCGTGTGGAACGTGCTGCTGACCGGTGTGCTGGTCCTGCTGGCCTTCCCGGTCCTGGCCGCCGCGCTGTTCGCCCTGGAGGCGGACCGCAAGTTCGGTGCCCATGTGTTCGACGCCAGTAATGGCGGCGCCTTGCTATGGCAACACCTCTTCTGGTTCTTCGGCCATCCAGAGGTGTACATCATCGCGTTGCCATTCTTCGGAATCATTTCCGAAGTGATCCCGGTGTTCTCGAGAAAGCCGATGTTCGGCTACTCGGGCCTGATCGGCGCGACCATCGCGATCGCGGGTCTCTCCGTGACCGTGTGGGCGCACCACATGTACGTCACCGGCGGCGTGCTGTTGCCGTTCTTCTCCTTCATGACGTTCCTCATCGCCGTACCGACAGGCGTGAAGTTCTTCAACTGGATCGGCACGATGTGGAAGGGCTCACTGTCCTTCGAGACACCGATGCTCTGGACGATCGGCTTCCTGATCACCTTCGTCTTCGGTGGTCTGACCGGCGTCATCCTGGCGGCCCCGCCGCTGGACTTCCACGTCTCGGACTCGTACTTCGTCGTCGCGCACTTCCACTACGTCGTCTTCGGCACCGTGGTCTTCGCGATGTTCGCCGGATTCCACTTCTGGTGGCCGAAGTTCACGGGCAAGATGCTCGACGAGCGGCTCGGCAAGATCACGTTCTGGACGCTGTTCATCGGCTTCCACGGCACGTTCCTGGTGCAGCACTGGCTGGGCGTCGAGGGCATGCCGCGTCGTTACGCGGACTACCTCGCGGCCGACGGCTTCACCGCGCTGAACACGATCTCGACGATCTCCTCGTTCCTGCTCGGTCTGTCGATCCTGCCGTTCTTCTACAACGTGTGGAAGACCGCCAAGTACGGCAAGAAGGTCGAGGTCGACGACCCGTGGGGCTACGGCCGTTCGCTCGAATGGGCGACGTCCTGCCCGCCGCCGCGGCACAACTTCCTCACCCTGCCGCGCATTCGCAGTGAATCGCCGGCGTTCGACCTGCACCACCCGGAGATCGCCGCGATGGACCAGCTCCAGAACGGCGGCCACGGGGGCAACGCTCTCTCCGGTGGCAAGGAGGCCGGCAAGTGA
- a CDS encoding cysteine desulfurase/sulfurtransferase TusA family protein: MSYFDAASSAPLHPVARQALLASLDEGWADPARLYREGRRARLLLDAAREAAADAVGCRPDELVFTPSGTRAVHAGISGALAGRRRVGRHLVVSAVEHSSVLHSAAALEAEGGSVTEVGVDRAGSVSPGAYADALREDTALACLQSANHEVGTVQPVAEVAAACRAAGVPLLVDAAQSLAWGPVEGDWSLLAGSAHKWGGPAGVGLLVVRKGVRFAAQGPADERESGRAAGFENIPAVVAAVASLRAVRAEAAEEDARLRELTERIRARVPGLVPDVEVVGDPVRRLPHVVTFSCLYVDGETLLHELDRAGFSVSSGSSCTSSTLTPSHVLKAMGVLSEGNVRVSLPLGTAGDDVERFLGVLPGTVASVRERLGATAVTAPAPAPASAPSLVVDALGKRCPIPVIELAKVIGDVPVGGTVTVLADDEAARLDIPAWCEMRSQEYVGEEPAERGAAYVVRRLS; this comes from the coding sequence GTGTCCTACTTCGACGCTGCCTCCTCCGCTCCCCTGCACCCCGTGGCCCGGCAGGCGCTGCTCGCCTCGCTCGACGAGGGGTGGGCCGACCCCGCCCGGCTCTACCGCGAGGGGAGGCGGGCCCGGCTGCTGCTGGACGCGGCCCGTGAGGCCGCCGCGGACGCCGTGGGCTGCCGCCCGGATGAGCTTGTTTTCACCCCTTCGGGGACGCGCGCCGTGCATGCGGGAATCTCCGGCGCGCTCGCGGGGCGCCGGCGTGTCGGCCGGCACCTGGTGGTTTCCGCGGTCGAGCACTCCTCGGTACTCCATTCGGCTGCCGCGCTGGAGGCGGAGGGCGGTTCGGTGACCGAGGTGGGCGTGGACCGGGCCGGTTCCGTCTCCCCCGGCGCGTACGCCGACGCGCTCAGGGAGGACACGGCGCTCGCCTGTCTCCAGTCCGCCAACCACGAGGTGGGGACGGTGCAGCCGGTGGCCGAGGTCGCCGCGGCGTGCCGGGCCGCCGGGGTGCCCCTGCTCGTGGACGCGGCGCAGTCGCTCGCGTGGGGGCCGGTCGAGGGCGACTGGTCGCTGCTCGCGGGCAGCGCGCACAAGTGGGGCGGCCCGGCGGGCGTAGGGCTGCTCGTCGTGCGCAAGGGGGTGCGGTTCGCGGCCCAAGGCCCGGCCGACGAGCGGGAGTCGGGGCGGGCGGCCGGGTTCGAGAACATTCCGGCCGTCGTGGCGGCGGTGGCCTCACTGCGGGCGGTGCGGGCCGAGGCCGCCGAGGAGGACGCGCGGCTGCGGGAGTTGACGGAGCGGATCCGGGCCCGCGTGCCGGGGCTCGTGCCCGATGTCGAGGTGGTGGGCGACCCGGTGCGGCGGCTGCCGCACGTGGTGACCTTCTCCTGTCTCTATGTCGATGGAGAGACTCTGCTGCACGAGCTGGACCGGGCCGGTTTTTCTGTTTCGTCCGGATCGTCATGCACGAGCAGCACGCTGACGCCGAGCCATGTGCTCAAGGCGATGGGGGTGCTGAGCGAGGGGAACGTACGGGTGTCGCTGCCGCTCGGGACGGCCGGGGACGACGTCGAGCGGTTCCTCGGGGTGCTGCCGGGGACGGTGGCGTCGGTACGGGAGCGGCTGGGGGCGACGGCCGTGACCGCGCCCGCCCCCGCGCCGGCGAGTGCGCCCTCGCTCGTGGTCGACGCGCTCGGCAAGCGGTGCCCGATCCCCGTCATCGAGCTGGCGAAGGTGATCGGGGACGTGCCGGTGGGCGGGACCGTGACCGTGCTCGCCGACGACGAGGCGGCGCGGCTCGACATCCCGGCGTGGTGCGAGATGCGGAGCCAGGAGTACGTCGGGGAGGAGCCGGCGGAGCGCGGTGCCGCCTATGTGGTCCGCCGGCTCTCCTGA
- the qcrA gene encoding cytochrome bc1 complex Rieske iron-sulfur subunit has translation MSSQEIPEENLPSAQDADEPHGSVAVKDDPFANPGLPPHEHRVQDIDERAAKRSERVIAFLFTLSMLATVAFIASFVTIKADKSVYIWPIGHISALNFALGMTLGVALFCIGAGAVHWARTLMSDVEVADDRHAISAEPEVKAKVLADFKQGAKESQFGRRKLIRNTLFGAVAMVPLSGIVLLRDLGPLPEDKLRHTAWKKGKLLVNMNTNEPLRPSDIVVGSLTFAKPEGVEETDEDFQQVMGKAALMLVRIQPENIKDKQELEWAHEGVVAYSKVCTHVGCPISLYEQQTHHVLCPCHQSTFDLSDGARVIFGPAGHALPQLRIGVNGEGYLQALGDFAEPVGPAFWERG, from the coding sequence ATGAGTAGCCAAGAGATTCCAGAAGAGAACCTGCCCAGCGCGCAGGACGCCGACGAGCCGCACGGCTCGGTCGCGGTGAAGGACGACCCCTTCGCCAATCCGGGGCTGCCGCCCCACGAGCACCGGGTCCAGGACATCGACGAGCGGGCCGCCAAGCGCTCCGAGCGTGTGATCGCCTTCCTGTTCACGCTCTCGATGCTCGCCACGGTCGCCTTCATCGCCTCGTTCGTGACGATCAAGGCCGACAAGAGCGTCTACATCTGGCCGATCGGCCACATCAGCGCGCTGAACTTCGCGCTCGGTATGACGCTCGGCGTGGCCCTGTTCTGCATCGGCGCGGGCGCGGTCCACTGGGCCCGCACCCTGATGTCCGACGTGGAGGTCGCCGACGACCGTCACGCGATCTCGGCCGAGCCCGAGGTCAAGGCGAAGGTCCTGGCGGACTTCAAGCAGGGCGCCAAGGAGTCGCAGTTCGGCCGGCGCAAGCTGATCCGCAACACGCTCTTCGGCGCGGTCGCGATGGTCCCGCTCTCCGGCATCGTCCTCCTTCGTGACCTCGGTCCGCTGCCGGAGGACAAGCTCCGGCACACCGCGTGGAAGAAGGGCAAGCTCCTCGTCAACATGAACACGAACGAGCCGCTGCGTCCTTCGGACATCGTGGTCGGCTCGCTCACCTTCGCCAAGCCCGAGGGCGTGGAGGAGACGGACGAGGACTTCCAGCAGGTCATGGGCAAGGCCGCCCTGATGCTGGTCCGGATCCAGCCGGAGAACATCAAGGACAAGCAAGAGCTCGAGTGGGCTCACGAGGGCGTCGTCGCGTACTCGAAGGTCTGCACCCACGTCGGCTGCCCGATCTCCCTGTACGAGCAGCAGACGCACCACGTGCTCTGCCCCTGTCACCAGTCCACCTTCGACCTCTCCGACGGCGCCCGCGTCATCTTCGGTCCCGCCGGCCACGCGCTCCCGCAGCTGCGTATCGGCGTGAACGGCGAGGGTTACCTGCAGGCGCTCGGCGACTTCGCAGAGCCCGTCGGTCCTGCTTTCTGGGAGCGCGGATGA
- a CDS encoding carbohydrate kinase family protein: MRIAVTGSIATDHLMTFPGRFADQLVADQLHTVSLSFLVDNLDVRRGGVGANIAFGMGQLGTDPILVGAAGSDFDEYRAWLDRHGVDTDSVRISEVLHTARFVCTTDADHNQIGSFYTGAMSEARLIELQSVAERVGGLDLVLIGADDPEGMLRHTEECRSRSIPFAADFSQQIARMNGDEIRTLLDGATYLFSNEYEKGLIESKTGWTDEEILGKVGHRVTTLGSRGVRIESAGEDPIEVGCAEEEAKVDPTGVGDAFRAGFLSGLAWGVGHERAAQVGCMLATLVIETLGTQEYQLRRGHFMDRFTKAYGHEAAAEVQQYLK; this comes from the coding sequence GTGCGTATCGCAGTCACCGGCTCCATCGCCACCGACCACCTCATGACCTTCCCCGGCCGCTTCGCCGACCAGCTGGTCGCGGATCAGCTGCACACGGTCTCCCTCTCCTTCCTCGTCGACAACCTCGACGTCCGCCGGGGCGGTGTCGGCGCGAACATCGCGTTCGGCATGGGGCAGCTGGGCACGGACCCGATCCTGGTCGGCGCCGCGGGCTCCGACTTCGACGAGTACCGCGCCTGGCTCGACCGGCACGGCGTGGACACCGACTCCGTCCGCATCTCCGAGGTCCTGCACACGGCCCGCTTCGTCTGCACCACGGACGCCGACCACAACCAGATCGGCTCCTTCTACACGGGCGCCATGAGCGAGGCCCGCCTCATCGAGCTGCAGTCCGTCGCCGAGCGCGTCGGCGGCCTCGATCTGGTGCTGATCGGCGCGGACGACCCGGAGGGCATGCTCCGCCACACGGAGGAGTGCCGCTCGCGCTCCATCCCGTTCGCCGCGGACTTCTCGCAGCAGATCGCCCGGATGAACGGCGACGAGATCCGCACGCTCCTGGACGGCGCGACGTACCTCTTCTCGAACGAGTACGAGAAGGGCCTCATCGAGAGCAAGACCGGCTGGACCGACGAGGAGATCCTCGGCAAGGTCGGCCACCGCGTCACGACCCTCGGCTCGCGCGGCGTCCGCATCGAGAGCGCCGGCGAGGACCCGATCGAGGTCGGCTGCGCCGAGGAGGAGGCCAAGGTCGACCCGACCGGCGTCGGCGACGCCTTCCGCGCGGGCTTCCTGTCCGGCCTGGCCTGGGGCGTCGGCCACGAGCGCGCCGCCCAGGTCGGCTGCATGCTCGCCACGCTGGTCATCGAGACCCTCGGCACGCAGGAGTACCAGCTGCGCCGCGGCCACTTCATGGACCGCTTCACCAAGGCGTACGGCCACGAGGCCGCGGCCGAGGTCCAGCAGTACCTGAAGTAG
- the qcrC gene encoding cytochrome bc1 complex diheme cytochrome c subunit: protein MKKLSARRRHPLAAVVVLLLALAATGGLYAAFAPASKAQADETAQSLAIDEGKKLYAVGCASCHGTGGQGSSDGPPLTGVGAAAVDFQVGTGRMPAQQPGAQIPKKKVIYSQAEIDQLAAYVASLGAGPTVPTKNQVSPEGADIANGGELFRTNCAQCHNFTGEGGALTHGKFAPSLEGVSPKHIYEAMQTGPQNMPSFPDTTMPEKDKKDIIAYINAVNGDETESPGGLNLGGLGPVSEGLFAWIFGLGALIAVAVWVAARTAKAKKS from the coding sequence GTGAAAAAGCTCTCCGCACGACGACGCCATCCGCTGGCGGCGGTCGTCGTCCTACTCCTCGCGCTGGCGGCCACCGGGGGGCTGTACGCCGCGTTCGCACCCGCGAGCAAGGCGCAGGCCGACGAAACCGCCCAGTCCCTCGCCATCGACGAGGGCAAGAAGCTCTACGCCGTCGGCTGCGCCAGCTGCCACGGCACCGGCGGTCAGGGCAGCTCTGACGGTCCGCCGCTGACGGGCGTGGGCGCCGCGGCCGTCGACTTCCAGGTCGGCACCGGGCGCATGCCTGCGCAGCAGCCCGGCGCGCAGATCCCGAAGAAGAAGGTCATCTACTCGCAGGCCGAGATCGACCAGCTCGCGGCGTACGTCGCCTCGCTCGGTGCCGGTCCGACCGTCCCGACGAAGAACCAGGTCAGCCCGGAGGGTGCGGACATCGCCAACGGTGGCGAGCTGTTCCGTACCAACTGCGCGCAGTGCCACAACTTCACCGGTGAGGGCGGCGCGCTGACGCACGGCAAGTTCGCGCCGAGCCTGGAGGGCGTGAGCCCGAAGCACATCTACGAGGCCATGCAGACGGGCCCGCAGAACATGCCGTCCTTCCCCGACACCACGATGCCGGAGAAGGACAAGAAGGACATCATCGCGTACATCAACGCGGTCAACGGTGACGAGACCGAGAGCCCCGGCGGTCTTAACCTGGGCGGGCTCGGCCCGGTCAGTGAAGGCCTGTTCGCCTGGATCTTCGGCCTCGGCGCACTGATCGCCGTCGCCGTCTGGGTCGCCGCTCGGACCGCAAAGGCCAAGAAGTCATGA
- a CDS encoding L,D-transpeptidase — protein sequence MNHSPRIRTVMGCTLLVTALGASVTGCGGSSHPLAAKPYDAANEISFVGESGSKKTDPNKPIEITSEGDEARITDVTATDSIGRYVAGELSADGSRWHSTAPLAADAHYTVHVSTEDDDGEPGRKVLTFDTGHESGKNKSLKVTFGPEAGKYGVGQPVTAVLSAAVKDKAARAVVERALKVDSEPAVAGSWTWVDDKTLHYRPEEYWPAGATVEAHSTLNGIKVGDRLWGGTSKPLRLTIGDRIEAITDAATHQMTVYRNGRVINTLPITTGKPGFETRNGVKVVLGKERFVRMRSTSIGIAEGSSDSYDMDVYYATRVTWSGEYVHAAPWSAGSQGYANVSHGCTGMSTSNAAWFFNTVRIGDIVKVVNSNGAQMDPFGNGFGDWNLSWKNWEKGSAIQAAATDGGRSGVQAARLSPEV from the coding sequence ATGAATCACTCACCGAGAATTCGCACGGTAATGGGCTGCACTCTGCTGGTGACCGCACTCGGTGCGAGCGTCACGGGCTGCGGCGGCTCCAGTCACCCGCTCGCCGCCAAGCCGTACGACGCGGCGAACGAGATCAGCTTCGTCGGGGAGTCCGGAAGCAAGAAAACCGACCCGAACAAGCCGATAGAAATCACCTCGGAGGGCGACGAAGCACGCATCACCGATGTCACCGCCACCGATTCCATAGGCCGCTATGTCGCGGGCGAACTCTCCGCCGACGGCAGCAGGTGGCACAGCACCGCCCCGCTCGCCGCTGACGCCCACTACACGGTGCACGTGAGCACCGAGGACGACGACGGCGAGCCGGGCCGCAAGGTCCTCACCTTCGACACGGGCCACGAATCGGGCAAGAACAAGTCCCTGAAGGTCACGTTCGGTCCCGAGGCCGGAAAGTACGGCGTCGGACAGCCCGTCACCGCCGTACTCAGCGCCGCCGTCAAGGACAAGGCCGCGCGGGCCGTCGTCGAGAGGGCCCTGAAGGTCGACTCGGAGCCCGCCGTGGCGGGTTCCTGGACCTGGGTGGACGACAAGACGCTGCACTACCGCCCCGAGGAGTACTGGCCCGCAGGCGCCACCGTGGAGGCGCACAGCACCCTCAACGGCATCAAGGTCGGCGACCGCCTCTGGGGCGGCACCTCCAAGCCCCTTCGCCTCACCATCGGTGACCGAATAGAGGCCATAACCGACGCCGCCACGCACCAGATGACGGTCTACCGCAACGGCCGTGTGATCAACACGCTCCCCATCACCACCGGCAAGCCCGGCTTCGAGACGCGCAACGGCGTCAAGGTGGTGCTCGGCAAGGAACGCTTCGTACGGATGCGCAGCACGAGCATCGGCATCGCCGAGGGCTCGTCGGACTCGTACGACATGGACGTGTACTACGCGACCAGGGTGACGTGGAGCGGCGAATACGTGCACGCCGCCCCCTGGTCCGCGGGCTCGCAGGGATACGCCAACGTCAGCCACGGATGCACCGGCATGAGCACCAGCAACGCCGCGTGGTTCTTCAACACCGTCCGCATCGGCGACATCGTGAAGGTCGTCAACAGCAACGGCGCCCAGATGGACCCGTTCGGCAACGGCTTCGGCGACTGGAACCTCAGCTGGAAGAACTGGGAGAAGGGCAGCGCCATACAGGCGGCCGCGACGGACGGCGGCCGGAGCGGCGTCCAGGCGGCCCGGCTGAGCCCCGAGGTGTGA
- the ctaC gene encoding aa3-type cytochrome oxidase subunit II: MSPNGSDRSSRRPMRRKLPQVLTAGLILVTATGCTYKDFPRLGMPTPVTEEGPRILSLWQGSWAAALATGVLVWGLILWSIIFHRRSRTKIEVPTQTRYNMPLEALYTVVPLIIVSVLFYFTARDESKLLSLADKPAHTINVVGYQWSWGFNYIENVPGSTGDAKTSKELAGIPDRFIEDFPANAGGVYEAGTPASKNPQTKNPGPTLWLPKGEKVRFVLTSRDVIHDFWVVPFLMKQDVIPGHTNAFEVTPNREGTFLGKCAELCGVDHSRMLFNVKVVSPERYQQHLKDLAKKGQTGYIPSGIAQTSHEKNRETNNL, encoded by the coding sequence GTGAGTCCCAACGGCTCCGACCGCTCGTCGCGGCGCCCGATGCGGCGGAAGCTGCCGCAGGTGCTGACTGCGGGCCTGATCCTGGTCACCGCTACTGGTTGCACATACAAGGACTTCCCTCGTCTTGGTATGCCGACCCCGGTTACGGAAGAAGGTCCCAGGATCCTCTCCCTCTGGCAGGGCTCGTGGGCGGCAGCGCTCGCCACGGGTGTCCTTGTCTGGGGCCTGATCCTGTGGAGCATCATCTTCCACCGGCGCAGCCGCACCAAGATCGAGGTACCAACGCAGACGCGGTACAACATGCCGCTAGAGGCGCTGTACACGGTTGTACCGCTCATCATCGTCTCGGTCCTCTTCTACTTCACGGCACGAGACGAGTCGAAGCTCCTCAGCCTCGCCGACAAGCCGGCCCACACCATCAACGTGGTCGGCTATCAGTGGAGCTGGGGCTTCAACTACATCGAGAACGTGCCCGGCTCCACGGGTGACGCGAAGACCTCGAAGGAGCTGGCCGGCATTCCGGACCGCTTCATCGAGGACTTCCCGGCGAACGCCGGCGGCGTCTACGAGGCCGGTACGCCGGCATCGAAGAACCCGCAGACGAAGAACCCCGGCCCCACCCTCTGGCTCCCCAAGGGCGAGAAGGTCCGGTTCGTCCTCACCTCGCGCGACGTCATCCACGACTTCTGGGTGGTGCCGTTCCTGATGAAGCAGGACGTCATTCCGGGCCACACCAACGCCTTCGAGGTGACCCCCAACCGGGAGGGCACCTTCCTGGGCAAGTGCGCCGAGCTCTGCGGCGTCGACCACTCGCGCATGCTGTTCAACGTGAAGGTCGTCTCCCCTGAGCGCTACCAGCAGCACCTCAAGGACCTGGCGAAGAAGGGGCAGACCGGTTACATCCCGTCCGGCATCGCGCAGACGAGCCACGAGAAGAACCGGGAGACGAACAACCTGTGA